The following proteins come from a genomic window of Ictalurus furcatus strain D&B chromosome 26, Billie_1.0, whole genome shotgun sequence:
- the LOC128602399 gene encoding E3 ubiquitin-protein ligase TRIM32, translating into MDLKDQHLKDSCESSKRVSRSLSLSEIEGRGRGTKTEHSGDRSKKERGGSGLPKVVEEGRTLRVGLLVKKFGKQGSGRTDFTLPSGVHATAQGQLFVVDCGNVRVQVTDQQKTIVQQVTLPAVDSTSRHCRNFFDVAANSKGLIALTCAAERAVLVFNRHGRLLQTFGGSGTQQDFEAPRGVTVTNLDEFLVADIRRGTLTTLKLDPKTGTKIERTVVTGFHRPYLVAACLTTGLMAVSERGNETGRAACIRVLEPGWNTIRTLGVCSGMGPVLTSPWGICIDADGNVLVADWGKQHRVVLYPAVGVGRDIVTQGLSSPRGLALLPEGHLVVSDSMNHCIKIYRYK; encoded by the coding sequence ATGGATTTAAAAGACCAGCATCTGAAAGACAGCTGTGAAAGTTCCAAACGAGTATCTCGGTCTTTGTCTTTGTCTGAAATagaaggaagaggaagaggaaccAAAACTGAACATAGTGGAGACAGAAGCAAAAAAGAACGAGGAGGCTCAGGCCTGCCAAAGGTTGTGGAAGAGGGACGAACACTAAGAGTGGGACTTCTGGTAAAGAAATTTGGTAAGCAGGGCTCAGGACGCACTGACTTCACTCTGCCTAGTGGAGTTCATGCCACAGCTCAAGGTCAGCTGTTTGTAGTGGACTGTGGAAATGTCCGTGTGCAGGTAACAGACCAACAGAAGACCATCGTGCAGCAGGTGACGCTACCGGCAGTTGACTCTACCTCTCGACACTGTCGCAATTTTTTTGATGTTGCTGCTAACTCCAAGGGCTTGATAGCACTGACATGTGCTGCAGAACGTGCTGTGCTGGTCTTTAACCGCCATGGTCGCCTCTTGCAGACCTTTGGGGGCTCTGGTACTCAGCAAGACTTTGAGGCTCCAAGAGGTGTCACTGTGACAAATCTAGATGAGTTTCTAGTTGCCGATATTCGGCGTGGCACTTTGACAACTCTGAAACTTGACCCTAAAACAGGAACCAAGATAGAGCGCACCGTAGTCACAGGATTTCACCGGCCCTATCTGGTGGCAGCGTGTCTCACTACAGGCCTTATGGCTGTGTCTGAGAGGGGCAATGAAACTGGACGTGCAGCTTGTATAAGGGTTTTGGAACCTGGTTGGAATACCATTCGCACATTGGGTGTATGCTCAGGCATGGGACCTGTGCTCACCAGCCCTTGGGGTATATGCATAGATGCAGATGGAAATGTTCTTGTGGCAGACTGGGGCAAGCAGCATCGTGTGGTGCTGTACCCTGCAGTTGGTGTGGGTCGGGATATTGTTACCCAAGGCCTTAGCAGCCCTAGAGGTCTTGCTTTGCTGCCTGAAGGTCACCTTGTGGTCTCAGATAGCATGAACCATTGCATTAAGATTTACCGCTACAAGTAA
- the LOC128602164 gene encoding hemopexin: MKRLLVFFCACFVLPLSYTAPAHHAAIEHAEENPQVDDDSHYNAKYDRCEGIEFDAIAPDKKGTALFFKGDHLWKGFSGPAELANATFQELDEYHHLGHVDAAFRMHNKTEEDSKHHDHVFFFLDDQVFSYYNHTLEKDFPLEIQQVFPGVPSHLDAAVECPKGECTTDSVLFFKGHEVYNFDIQTKTVKKKVWDHLPVCTSAFRWLEHYYCFHGHNFTRFHPLSGEVEVNYPKETRRYFMRCPNVGHGAGHRRPRCKLDAITTDSTGKSYAFIGIMYIRLDTHRDGIHPFPIVRSWKEVSGHVDAVFSYGDRIYIIQRDQIYIYKSAAHYTLIEGYPKPLKEELGIDGPVDAAFVCDEHIVHVIQGQKMLDIDLEATPRAVKTEAPLPFSKIDAATCHTDGVKVFVGGEYYLYQSPKLLATSKINPVPHKISSELFGCEE, encoded by the exons ATGAAGCGGCTCTTGGTATTCTTTTGTGCGTGCTTTGTTCTGCCTCTGAGCTATACAGCACCAGC CCACCATGCTGCTATAG AACATGCTGAAGAAAATCCACAAGTTGATGACGATTCCCATTACAATGCCAAGTATGACCGCTGTGAGGGCATCGAGTTTGACGCTATAGCTCCTGACAAGAAAGGAACCGCACTCTTTTTTAAAG GAGACCATTTATGGAAGGGGTTTTCAGGCCCTGCTGAGCTTGCAAATGCTACATTCCAGGAATTAGATGAATATCATCACCTGGGTCATGTGGATGCAGCCTTCCGCATGCACAATAAAACTGAGGAAGACAGCAAACACCATGACCATGTCTTCTTCTTTCTG GATGACCAAGTCTTTAGTTACTACAACCACACTTTGGAGAAAGACTTCCCTCTGGAGATCCAGCAGGTGTTTCCAGGTGTTCCCAGCCACCTCGATGCAGCAGTGGAGTGTCCAAAAGGAGAGTGCACTACTGACTCGGTCCTGTTCTTCAAGG GACATGAAGTGTACAACTTTGATATCCAGACCAAGACCGTGAAGAAGAAGGTGTGGGATCACTTGCCTGTCTGCACATCTGCATTCCGCTGGCTCGAGCACTACTACTGTTTCCATGGTCACAACTTTACCAGATTTCATCCCCTGTCTGGAGAAGTGGAAGTTAATTATCCCAAGGAAACTAGACGTTACTTCATGAGATGCCCAAATGTTG GTCACGGGGCTGGCCACAGAAGGCCGCGCTGTAAACTTGATGCCATCACTACAGACAGCACTGGCAAATCCTATGCATTTATCG GGATAATGTACATTAGATTGGACACACACCGTGATGGCATTCATCCCTTCCCCATTGTAAGATCATGGAAGGAAGTCTCAGGACATGTAGATGCTGTGTTCTCTTATGGTGACAGGATTTACATCATCCAG CGTGATCAAATTTATATCTACAAATCGGCAGCACATTACACACTCATAGAGGGCTATCCTAAACCGCTGAAGGAGGAGTTGGGCATTGACGGACCCGTGGATGCTGCATTTGTATGTGACGAACATATTGTACATGTTATACAAG GTCAGAAAATGCTCGATATTGATCTGGAAGCGACCCCAAGAGCTGTGAAGACCGAGGCTCCACTGCCCTTCTCTAAAATTGATGCTGCTACATGTCACACTGATGGTGTGAAAGTGTTTGTTGGTGGGGAATACTACCTGTACCAGAGTCCTAAACTGCTTGCTACAAGCAAGATTAACCCAGTACCCCACAAGATCTCATCTGAATTGTTTGGTTGTGAAGAATAG